Proteins found in one Alteromonas macleodii genomic segment:
- a CDS encoding response regulator, giving the protein MSANKADPPQRRSSLVSTAFTFSKVNATALFFAAIIISILLVLNTKQQSFITSLKQKSDLENSIITAEYRIHQFNSQTQSNNVTHTALVHQLQVTYQGLNRYLEDRWRVSDNLASVSKEEFTKAYKGLNRATAEESAKTTRIVLYTLMALPPTEMKSYIDDGFSLLPLLGTLQAEENAVLLRVQGLREKMLLTTLFGTVVMVLWYFGAWLVSKSSPKKSLRKLHKSNVRLAVADYGQDLQNKEFLKLISHEFRAPISAIISALELIPNLEDQRTRLIQQAEQSSYRLLNLTSNLTDILNNHVEDDLQLSKVDLISLLDECISPFSVRVKDKKLELNMHCSHSVPSYAETDAMTLSKVIMNILDNAVKFTSTGLIDVTVTTLVKNKKVFLVIIINDTGIGIDEQTQKRMFERFYRGEHSQSQRFPGAGIGLSVAKRSIDKLGGTLQVNSTVGVGSEFNISLPITPLEDSPSVTSTPSSAKFAIVDDLEISRLHLQSIVTKEGFSVRTFSSGANLLNLHDELLQFSGIIADLYMPGMNGLELVKTLKAIYGERVPPVIVLSATPDIANIIAKSELPIFQSFVKPIDRNRFVDAIHQLSGNNTKAIKALTKANILVVEDEPINAEMVEYMLQSMGHDVTVCYTGDDAISRVNETAFDCILLDINLPDINGLEVANIIKEGHPDLPIIAITANAHRNDKEASLRAGIRYHLVKPVTYQELKNTLRLALS; this is encoded by the coding sequence TTGAGCGCAAACAAGGCTGATCCACCGCAACGCAGGTCATCATTGGTATCCACCGCTTTTACCTTTTCAAAAGTAAACGCCACGGCTTTGTTTTTCGCTGCCATTATTATCTCAATATTGCTTGTGTTAAATACCAAACAGCAGTCTTTCATTACTAGCCTTAAGCAAAAGAGTGATTTAGAAAACAGTATAATTACCGCTGAATATCGAATACACCAATTCAACAGCCAAACTCAAAGCAATAATGTTACTCATACCGCTTTAGTTCATCAGTTACAGGTAACGTACCAGGGGTTAAATCGATATTTAGAAGACAGGTGGAGGGTCAGCGATAATCTAGCCTCTGTTTCTAAAGAAGAGTTTACAAAGGCATATAAAGGCTTAAATAGAGCCACAGCCGAAGAAAGCGCCAAAACAACGCGAATAGTGCTTTACACGCTTATGGCGCTTCCCCCTACTGAAATGAAGTCCTACATCGATGATGGCTTTAGCCTTCTTCCTCTTCTTGGCACCCTACAAGCAGAAGAAAACGCGGTGTTACTCCGAGTTCAAGGCCTGCGTGAAAAGATGTTGCTAACTACTTTATTTGGCACGGTTGTTATGGTTCTTTGGTATTTTGGTGCCTGGCTTGTTAGTAAAAGCTCACCCAAGAAATCTCTGCGAAAGCTCCACAAGTCGAATGTACGGCTTGCTGTAGCTGATTATGGTCAAGACTTACAGAACAAAGAATTTTTAAAGCTTATCAGCCATGAGTTTCGAGCGCCGATTAGCGCCATAATAAGTGCCTTAGAGCTTATTCCCAATTTGGAAGACCAGCGTACCCGGTTGATCCAACAAGCTGAGCAATCAAGCTATAGGCTGCTTAATCTAACCAGCAACCTTACGGATATACTCAATAATCATGTAGAGGATGACTTACAGCTTTCAAAGGTAGACTTGATAAGTTTGTTAGACGAATGCATCTCGCCTTTTTCAGTAAGAGTTAAAGACAAAAAGCTCGAACTTAACATGCATTGCAGTCATAGCGTGCCAAGTTATGCTGAAACCGACGCTATGACCCTTTCCAAAGTCATAATGAATATTCTCGATAATGCCGTGAAATTTACTTCAACGGGATTAATTGACGTGACCGTTACAACGCTGGTTAAAAACAAAAAAGTCTTTCTAGTAATCATTATTAACGACACGGGTATTGGTATTGATGAACAAACCCAAAAACGCATGTTCGAACGCTTTTATAGAGGGGAGCACTCGCAAAGTCAGCGCTTCCCAGGGGCGGGAATTGGGCTATCGGTTGCCAAACGCAGTATTGATAAACTTGGCGGTACGTTACAGGTAAATAGTACAGTAGGCGTCGGGTCCGAGTTCAATATATCACTGCCAATTACGCCCCTAGAAGACTCTCCATCAGTAACATCGACGCCTTCTAGTGCCAAGTTTGCTATCGTCGATGATTTAGAAATATCAAGGCTACACCTACAGTCTATTGTCACAAAAGAAGGCTTTAGCGTTCGCACATTCTCATCTGGTGCCAACCTTTTAAACCTTCACGATGAATTGCTTCAATTCTCGGGAATCATTGCTGATTTGTATATGCCAGGAATGAATGGTCTTGAATTGGTTAAAACACTAAAAGCCATTTACGGGGAGCGCGTGCCGCCGGTTATCGTGTTGTCTGCAACGCCGGATATCGCCAATATTATCGCCAAAAGTGAACTACCTATATTTCAGAGCTTTGTTAAGCCCATCGACAGAAACCGGTTTGTAGACGCCATACATCAGCTTTCAGGGAATAACACAAAAGCCATTAAAGCGTTGACCAAAGCAAACATTCTAGTGGTAGAGGATGAGCCAATAAATGCAGAAATGGTGGAATACATGCTACAAAGTATGGGACACGATGTCACCGTATGCTACACGGGCGACGACGCAATAAGTAGGGTTAACGAGACAGCCTTTGACTGTATATTACTTGATATTAACTTGCCTGATATTAATGGCTTAGAAGTGGCTAATATTATAAAAGAGGGCCACCCTGACCTGCCCATTATCGCAATTACCGCCAACGCACACAGGAACGATAAAGAGGCTTCACTACGGGCTGGAATTCGATATCACCTCGTGAAGCCTGTTACATACCAAGAACTCAAAAATACCTTGCGGCTAGCGCTTTCTTAA
- a CDS encoding AmpG family muropeptide MFS transporter, whose amino-acid sequence MAQYTFELPLKAEVLLTALKTFNDKRYLTIFLFGISSGFPWIMIGSVLSAWLKDEGLSRSAIGLFGIIFATYSFNFLWSPLVDKLKPPLLGQRRGWIFLMQSVVASLCLAMSQLTANQDLFYVAFIGLLIAIASATQDIAIDGFRIDCIEKEDKDGMSAASSVATAGWWTGYGGLGAIPFFLADLTSWTWPDIYLLLGAIMASLAIATFFANEPAVNREALLEQVTDVNANNSAVINWVRTTLITPFSEFFNRNGIKLAASFLLFIFLFKIGEAFLGRMSIVFYKEVGFSNSDIATYSKLLNWWVTIIFSLLGGLVNIRYGIYRGLMIAGVAMAASNLLFALIAQTGPSTSLLAITVIVDGFTGAWSTVAMVAFISLLCNRAFSATQYALMASLSVAGRTLVASSSGLVVDSLNGNWSLFFILTAVMVVPSLCFLYSIRDHIKRVEAP is encoded by the coding sequence GTGGCTCAATATACTTTTGAGTTACCGCTGAAGGCCGAAGTATTGCTTACTGCATTAAAAACGTTCAACGACAAACGCTACCTAACGATTTTTCTATTTGGCATTTCCAGTGGTTTTCCTTGGATCATGATTGGTTCAGTGTTATCGGCTTGGCTAAAAGATGAAGGTTTATCGCGTTCGGCTATTGGCCTCTTCGGTATCATCTTCGCCACCTACTCATTTAATTTTTTATGGTCGCCCCTTGTCGATAAGCTTAAGCCGCCGTTGCTAGGACAACGACGCGGTTGGATCTTTTTGATGCAAAGCGTTGTTGCTTCACTGTGTCTGGCCATGTCCCAACTTACCGCAAACCAAGACCTATTCTACGTAGCCTTTATTGGTTTACTCATTGCCATTGCTTCTGCCACCCAAGATATTGCTATTGATGGCTTTCGTATTGATTGCATTGAAAAAGAAGATAAAGATGGTATGTCTGCTGCTTCCTCAGTAGCAACAGCTGGATGGTGGACGGGCTACGGTGGCCTCGGCGCTATCCCCTTTTTCTTAGCAGACCTCACTTCTTGGACTTGGCCAGATATTTACTTATTACTTGGCGCTATCATGGCCTCTTTGGCAATAGCTACCTTTTTTGCTAATGAGCCCGCAGTTAATAGGGAAGCTTTGCTTGAGCAAGTAACGGATGTAAACGCAAACAACTCTGCAGTGATTAACTGGGTAAGAACAACGCTCATAACACCATTTTCGGAGTTCTTTAACCGCAATGGCATCAAGCTGGCCGCTTCATTCTTACTGTTTATTTTTCTTTTTAAAATTGGTGAAGCGTTTTTAGGTCGTATGAGCATAGTCTTCTATAAAGAAGTTGGTTTTTCAAATAGCGATATCGCCACTTACTCAAAGTTACTTAACTGGTGGGTGACCATTATATTCTCTCTACTTGGCGGGTTAGTGAACATCCGCTATGGCATTTACCGAGGGCTAATGATTGCTGGTGTCGCCATGGCGGCTTCAAACCTTCTTTTTGCCCTTATCGCACAGACTGGACCTTCAACTTCACTGTTGGCCATCACTGTAATTGTCGATGGTTTTACCGGGGCATGGAGCACTGTTGCTATGGTCGCTTTTATATCGCTTTTATGTAACCGCGCTTTTAGCGCAACACAATATGCGCTTATGGCCTCACTAAGTGTTGCAGGACGAACATTGGTTGCTTCTAGCAGTGGTTTAGTTGTCGATAGCCTTAATGGAAACTGGAGTTTATTTTTCATTTTGACCGCTGTCATGGTGGTCCCTAGCCTTTGCTTTTTATATTCCATAAGAGATCACATAAAGCGCGTCGAAGCGCCATAA
- a CDS encoding DUF3530 family protein: MKRHALLITFAVIVSLLPVTAHCDFFTDVSNAYLPGEVDALMVGEEKAPVIVIEAQTPLPLGVAVVLTEPFPSSLTLAQGNSLASMLAEKGWNVVISPFNLSTNSPASLTTDEQTSEAQVESASSSMDSESIIHPRSDQLTQYLDFESTTRALTLQLSSLDNYLQDRTGYRMVIAQGMLATAYLSAVEMQPGLQPDSFVAISPFWPQEKTNNLVIDTIAKASFPILDLSLINFNDWEASTAMKRKVRAKNELKLHYRQVHLPNNSLTFSIKEINKTPNIHIVANSIIGWTRHLGW, encoded by the coding sequence ATGAAAAGGCACGCTCTTCTTATAACATTTGCAGTTATCGTCTCACTGCTGCCTGTAACGGCGCATTGTGATTTTTTCACAGATGTAAGTAATGCCTATTTGCCCGGAGAAGTGGACGCGTTAATGGTTGGCGAAGAGAAAGCCCCTGTTATTGTCATCGAGGCACAAACTCCGCTCCCTTTGGGTGTTGCAGTCGTACTCACTGAGCCCTTTCCCTCTAGCCTTACTCTTGCTCAAGGTAACAGCTTAGCGAGTATGCTTGCAGAAAAAGGATGGAACGTAGTTATCAGTCCATTTAATTTGTCGACAAACTCACCTGCGTCTCTAACTACTGACGAACAAACCAGTGAAGCTCAAGTAGAAAGCGCGTCATCATCGATGGATAGCGAATCAATCATCCACCCTAGAAGTGATCAACTTACTCAGTACCTTGACTTTGAATCAACGACGAGGGCACTAACGCTGCAACTCAGTTCTTTAGATAATTATTTGCAAGATAGAACGGGATACCGCATGGTGATTGCGCAAGGAATGCTTGCAACGGCCTACTTGTCTGCAGTCGAAATGCAGCCTGGTTTACAACCAGATTCGTTTGTCGCTATATCGCCATTTTGGCCACAAGAAAAAACAAATAACTTAGTGATTGATACTATCGCGAAAGCCAGCTTTCCCATTCTTGACTTGTCTTTAATAAACTTTAACGACTGGGAAGCAAGCACCGCTATGAAAAGAAAGGTTCGCGCAAAAAACGAACTAAAATTGCACTACAGACAAGTCCACCTGCCAAATAATTCTTTAACCTTTAGTATAAAAGAAATCAACAAAACCCCAAACATTCATATAGTTGCAAATAGCATCATAGGCTGGACTAGACATCTAGGCTGGTAA
- the rluA gene encoding bifunctional tRNA pseudouridine(32) synthase/23S rRNA pseudouridine(746) synthase RluA yields MPNPSFVYNPPMTPYLDILYQDEDMLVAHKPSGLLSVPGKALEHRDSLISRVNCVYPTATVVHRLDMATSGILVLALNKGSHRHISKQFELRQTKKRYFARVHGHVAQDSGEVNLPLICDWPNRPKQMVDFERGKKAVTHFDVVERSHDEKGLPYSLVALYPITGRSHQLRVHMLALGHPILGDRLYAHEEALSMASRLQLHAESLSFSHPTFGHWQHFHIPIPFSQYQPKALSESIE; encoded by the coding sequence ATGCCAAACCCGAGTTTTGTTTATAATCCGCCTATGACGCCTTATCTTGATATCCTTTATCAAGATGAGGATATGCTGGTAGCGCACAAGCCTAGCGGGCTATTAAGCGTGCCGGGTAAGGCCTTAGAGCACCGAGACTCGCTTATTAGCCGTGTTAATTGTGTATATCCTACTGCCACGGTAGTTCATCGGCTAGATATGGCGACATCGGGTATCTTAGTGCTGGCACTGAATAAAGGTAGTCATCGCCATATATCAAAACAATTTGAGCTTCGACAAACTAAAAAGCGCTATTTTGCCCGAGTACACGGCCATGTAGCACAAGACAGTGGAGAGGTTAATTTACCCCTCATTTGCGATTGGCCGAACAGACCGAAGCAAATGGTAGACTTCGAGCGCGGTAAGAAAGCAGTGACGCATTTTGACGTTGTCGAGCGTTCCCATGATGAAAAAGGTTTGCCCTACTCTTTAGTTGCCCTTTACCCCATCACAGGTCGCTCTCACCAATTGCGCGTGCATATGCTTGCTTTAGGCCATCCTATTTTAGGTGACAGACTTTATGCCCATGAAGAAGCGTTATCTATGGCCTCTCGCTTACAGCTACATGCAGAAAGCTTAAGCTTTTCCCATCCCACATTCGGGCATTGGCAGCATTTTCATATCCCTATCCCTTTTAGCCAGTACCAACCCAAAGCCCTTTCTGAAAGTATTGAGTAA